The Engystomops pustulosus chromosome 2, aEngPut4.maternal, whole genome shotgun sequence genomic interval tacctcatttatatatttttttttatatatttttacaattttactgaataaaaactaatatagagaaaatctcacttatttttgtatcgccatctttacggagatataacgctaatatttttttggttgacagagctggtttagggcttatattttgcgtgttgagttgtccttttcagtcataccattttggcgtacataactttttttgatcacttttagaagcaatttaatgaaaaatgtacatttttggcgagtttttcgggtttcgtttttacggcgctcaccaatcaggtccaataatgttaccgAGTTATTgttcagattgttacggatgctgcgatgattttgtgttttttttttttttttactttattagatatgtatagggaatgtttgtgtttaggggactttaactttatttaattaattttattaataaatgtttatatcaagtgctttaaacatttttattttttaccttaaCAGGTTGGCgtgaacaagcgatcctctgatcaCACGTGACCttagcatgtaaggggttaatgcctgcTCTCATCTGATCGCAGGTACTAGAAATGTtcaggagccggtaccagaagcatgacgtaataatactgcaaattgcgggaacgcacctcccgccatgcagtattattacgtcaaatgtcgggaagggcttAAGGACACCTCAAATCCAACAGGTTACTAGGCTATATGTTCATTACTGAATCTATATGGACATGGGAGTGGTGTTCACATAGGACGAGCATTCAAAAAAATTTACACTAGAGTCTATGTAGTCTCTAATAAAACAATAATACTGTGGGTATAGTATTTAAATACTTACAATGATGCAACCTTCAATACGCATGTTCACCTGCTCATAGAGCCAGACTTGGATCCTAGATCTCTGTAAAGGTAACAGTGAAGTCATCAGCAAAGGAgccaaaatgggggggggggggttgtatcaatctgtctacgccagaaaacttgagtgctgtgcgccacatttactgagggtgcagccacatgttcagttttacaGATGtcatttttgaagccaaaagctgatgtaatgcgtttcaaaaggcatgaaaacaaaaccaaaacgcaacgtgtgactgcgACCTTAAGGTTTACaccatttttaggctgttttctgACTCGTTTGTTGGCTCGTTGCATCTTCATTGCCTTTGGAAACGCATTACTAGAGCTAAGGAGAGGcaatttcctaattacattactgttaacatttgcattaatAGAACACatgttaacatgtgttaacagTTTGCAAAGTATTGTATGTTTACAGTAATGTGtaaacctctcctcagctgttgtaaagtGTTTCAAAACGGATTGAAAATGCAACGAGTGTCCGCACCctatgatgctggatgattattctGGTGCAGTCTGacacaatggggagatttatcagaagtgtcagaactgttctagttgttgaTCATGAGCAGAGCCGACGTGGGAAAATGCAAGCAGAGCTCCGATTGCCATGCGCAACTAGGAATGCTGGTGCAGCAGCAAATTAGTTCTATTCTGCACGGGACCAACATTTTAATACATCTCCCCAATGTACGTTAGTGGCGCTATATACATCCACACACacggtgtaacaaaaaggttaaAATGATCGAATATCTCACAAAATACATACCGGATCGGAAAACTAAAAATATAAGtgtcaaaatgtttttttacaaaaatggatCCAATGACACAAAAGTTGACGCTGTATTTTTACCCACCAAGGGTGAGGTGGGggaagcggcgatccattgccatgactgcctcgggtcacacaaagatttgAGGCtttcatgttttaggccatctattacaatgtgcaatttgcacattataatagaaggtgtgcaaaatccccatctactgccatactgtagtatggcagtatatggtaggatcaatcagacaacctacggttaaagtaccccagggagtctgaaaaatagtaattaaaaaatattaaaaaccctaaaaattctaatcaccccccattccctagaagtcataaatatgcagtaagaatcataaacacattgagtatcgccgcgtccgaaaatgcccgatcaaaatataacggtttttcattgcgtttaaccctgtaccggaaaatagcgaccaaattttttgccattttgaaaattattttaaaaattcaatgaaaagcgatcaaaaggtcgtacagtcaaaagtcgcaaaaaatgacatcacccacagctccgtaaaacaaactatgaaaaagttattagtgtcagaagatggcaaaatgaagaattttttttttttttgtacaggaggttttaattcttgtaaatgtatgaaaacagtataaaacctatacaaatctgttatccctgtgatcacactgacccaaagaataaagtagacatgtcatttggggcacacagtgaaagctgtaaaatccaagcccacaagaaaacagcgcaaatgcagtttttcatcatttttactgcattcagaatttttttccccacttcccagtatacagcatagaatatgaaggtggggagtgaaaaataaagatgcaaaaatgaaaaagggcctggtccttaaggggttaaacattgccAGACATTGCTGCCCTCCCCCCTCAATGAAACTGAAAATATGTATATCCTATATATACTTACATTTTGGAGATACCTGAAGATCAGATTCTGAAAACAACGAGTTAAGGCAATTTAAAAAGTAACATCAAGGTATTATAGTACATGACTCGGCACTATGGTACTAGAAAGACAGAGCCTATAGTCACATAACTCTTATGCTCATGCAAGATGAATGTCATACACATGTATGACTTAACAGCTAgatgtacaggagatccctacaCATGTATATGCTCCCCGCCTCCCTgatgtacaggagatccctacacatgtatgtgttacccgCCTCCCTGATGTACTGGCGATCCCTACACATATATAAGTTACCCGCCTCCCTGATGTACTGGCGATCCCTACACATATATACGTTACCCGCCACCCTGATGTACTGGTGATCCCTACACATATATACGTTACCCGCCACCCTgatgtacaggagatccctacaCATATATACGTTACCCGCCACCCTgatgtacaggagatccctacaCATTTATATATGTACACTGCCACCCTgatgtacaggagatccctacaCATGTATATGCTCCCCGCCTCCCTGATGTACAGAAGATCCCTACACATGTATATGTTACCCGCCACCCTgatgtacaggagatccctacaCATGTATATGCTACCCACCACCCTGATGTGCAGGACATCACTACACATGTATATGTTACCCACCACCCTGATGTGCAGGACATCACTACACATGTATATGTTACCCACCACCCTGATGTGCAGGACATCACTACACATGTATATGTTACCCACCACCCTGATGTGCAGGACATCACTACACATGTATATGTTACCCACCACCCTGATGTGCAGGACATCACTACACATGTATATGTTACCCACCACCCTGATGTGCAGGACATCACTACACATGTATATGTTACCCACCACCCTGATGTGCAGGACATCACTACACATGTATATGTACACCGCCACTCTGATGTACAGGACATCACTACACATGTATATGTACACCGCCACTCTGATGTACAGGACATCACTACACATGTATATGTACACCGCCACTCTGATGTACAGGACATCACTACACATGTATATGTACATTGCCACCCTGATGtgcaggagatcactacacatGTATATGTTACCCGCCACCCTGAAGTACAGGAGATCCCTACACATGTATATGTTACCCGCCACCCTGATGTGCAGGACATCACTACACATGTTTATGTTACCCGCCACCCTGATGTGCAGGACATCACTACACATGTATATGCTACCCGCCACCCTGATGTGCAGGACATCACTACACATGTATATGTTACCCGCCACCCTGAAGTACAGGAGATCACTACACATGTATATGTACACCGCCACTCTgatgtacaggagatccctacaCATTTATATATGAACACTGCCACCCTGATGTACAGGACATCACTACACATGTATATGTACACCGCCACTCTGATGTACAGGAGATCACTACACATGCAGATCACTACACCCTGACGTACAGTACACGTGATGTTCGGGCTCCTGATCACAATGCGCGCCCGCACGTGCGCTCATCCTCAGCCGCCACCGCTTCCCCGCAGCAGGAGAGCAGCTCCCGACTCCCAGCAGAGTGAACCCCTTGCATACAAAAGGATACGATGGGTTGAACCATCACTTTCTGCACTTTCTGCCCCTGTCCGCGGTACGCCATCTTCTCCACAGAGCAGCCACTTGTGAGGAACCGGAATCACAATCAAATGGTGCAACCAACCAGGCGCCGTGACGTCAGATAATCGCCGGAAGAGCTGGACACGAAGCTCCGGAAGAGACGTGACGTACACTCCGGAAATAGACCTTTCCCGCCAATTCATGGTAACAAGCGCCGGGCTCTTCGTCATCAAGATGTGCCAGGTTTGTGAGGTCATCCTGTCATGTGACACCAAGAGTTTGTGTGGACAGTCGTTGTTACTGCGTATTGCCATGTCCAGTAGTTCTGGGACGGCGCTCTCTGATCTccattagggtgcggtcacacgttgcggttACAACTGCACCGCAAACCGATTTTCGATGCAGTTTTGttgatttaacaggtgaaagatatGAACTGAACTGGTGAATGTGATTTTAAACGAGAAACATGTTCCACAAATGTAATTCACcttttaaattaacaaaactctcctaaaaccacctcaaagctgactgAGCTGCAGTTTTagctgcaacgtgtgaccgcaccctaagtcaTGAGATGTAGCGTTAGGCAAATGTCCTGCCATATAGAAGACCTCAGCTGTTTTCACGCAGTTTTGTAATAGTGATCCCCTGTGATATGTCAGATGGATGAACATTCGTAGTAAAAAATCAGACAGCACATTGATGCTAACTGCAGTTAATAAATTTGTTTTGTTAGCTTTAGCCTGAATAACAAAAATCTTGAGtaatgtggcacctagaaacaaagttCTTGTTTCAGTGTAAAGAGGAGAATCTTCCATTAACTATGGCACAAGGATTGTGCTTCTAGTTGCCACAGAGCCAGCAGATATCCCCAGTTAATGTTACCTGCAGGAGagtaatttttatgtgttgctgtCATTTATTAACAATAGATATCTTCATGTATatttaaagagggcctgtcacctgtaaaaactgcactaggagctgcttactaaagttagAAACTCCTAGTGCaccaacagacgcagcagtgttgcaCTGCTAGCATtttcggaaacctctgataacgctagcagacactgccgcgatgtacactagaaacgccagaCCGTGCTgtaagctgtccgacgtattcatgaggtgcTGCCTCTCCCccgacccctcatgaatacgtcggaccgctTACTGTGTGGTCcggtgtttctagtgtacatcgctgCAGTGTCTTCTAGCATTATCGGCGGTTTctgataacactagcagtgtaacactgatgCTTCTGTTGTAGCACAAGGAGCTGCTTCGTGTCttttggactgtgcacctttttaggGGCTAAAACGGcatgtgtgcactgggattgtggcgcaagcgaccctttttgtggcacagctgctctgGCACAAATTAGTGGACGTGCATATGTATGTCCTCTAAAGCAGTGtttcccaacctttttgtatctgcgCACCAGCTGCACCTAAATGATTTTTCCAGGGATTGGGGCCAAGTCATCCTTTTACCATggtcattggaaaaaaaaattgtgtgccctac includes:
- the SNRPE gene encoding small nuclear ribonucleoprotein E, translated to MAYRGQGQKVQKVMVQPINLIFRYLQNRSRIQVWLYEQVNMRIEGCIIGFDEYMNLVLDDAEEIHLKTKSRKQLGRIMLKGDNITLLQSVVN